The following nucleotide sequence is from Natronosalvus caseinilyticus.
TATGAACGACGATACGACGGATGGTGGCGAACCGCGTGGCGAACCAGCGGGCACTGCGACGATCGAGAGCTACGAAACCGACGACGGAACCGTCTTTTACGACGCCGAAAACCCCCTCGCCTGGATGGAGACGACCCGGACGTTCTCGCTCGAGGAAGTCGCCTGATCTGGCGGCCTCGAGCCCCCAGGTGCACGGTTCCGGGGTGCGCGGTGCACACCCCTTCGAACCCCAACGCGAACGCTTTTTTGCGGTACTCCCCTGAGAACAGTCGTGGATCTCGAGCCGAGCGACCACGAACCCGAGGAGTTCGACCCCGAGAGCGACCTCTACGATCCGGACTCCGACTCGCTGACGATCCCGCGGGTCGAAACTGACGCCAGTGACGCCGACCCGAAACTGGTCACGATGTTCTGGGCGCTCGTGCTCGTCGTCAAGGCGTCCATCCTCGCGACTGCTCTCGGGATCCTGTTGCTCGCGTTCGACGTCATGCCGCAGTTCGGCCTCGCGGCACTCGCCGCCGGACTCGTGCTCGCCGGATTCGCCGTCTACCGGTATCGGACGTTCGATCCGTCGGCCGTCTCGAGCGACGACGATGTCGAGGACTATGGCGACGGTGATGGCGATGACGACAGCTCGGAAGACCCGGTTAGCGACACCGACGTCGAGGGAACCACCGAGGATCCGACCGTCGAACACTCGACAGGGTCTGTCGCGGAGGATCAGCCGTGAAACCCGTCCGCGGCGACGACGGCACCCGCTACCTGCTCGTCAAACGCTCGTCGGACTCGAGTCTCGTTCGCGATCCAACCACCGGCGAGGAGCGCTACGTCGCAAACGATCGGCTCGAAGCCCTCCCCGAGGAATCCGCGCTCGAGCTGGCCGCCCAGGCGGTCGACGACGACGTCCGTCCTCTCCTCCTGTCGATTCACGACGAACGAACGCTCGGACTCGTCCTCGAAATCGCCGGACGCGGCCCCCTCGGCGTTCGAGAGATTCTCGAGTACAGCGACTTCTGCGAGAGCGACCTCCACGGCCGACTAACTGTCCTCACGGCAGGCGGCGTCCTGGAGGAGACCGAGGTCGGCGGCGAGCGCGGGTACGCCATCAGCGAGTCGGCGAGCCGTGGGCTCGAGTTGCTCACCGGGGGGACGGGGTCGTGAAAACGACGGCGTTTGACGTGGTGACGAGCTACCGCCGTCGCTAGTCGGACGCCAGCAGCGCTGCCTCCGGGGGTTCACCGCGCTCGAGGCGCGACCGATTCGACGTGGCGTCCTTCTCGACGCGCACGAGGTCGTCGGCCGCGCCCACGAGTTCCTCGTCGTGGCTCACGACCACGATCTGTTCGACGCCCAGGTCGCGCATCGACTCGATGAGCGACACGAGCTGGGTGACGTGGCCCGAGTCCAGGAACACGGTCGGCTCGTCGAGGATCAGCGGCGGCATCGGCGCCGAGCCCTCGACGCCCTCCGCCAGCAGCCGGTAGATCGCACAGCGGAGGCTCAGGTTGAACAGGGCCCGCTCGCCCCCGGATAGCTGTTCGGGCTCGAGCGCCTCCCCGTCCTTCTGGTAGACCGTCAGCCGATAGTCGCCGTCCAGGTCGATCGCCGCGTAGGAGTCGTTCTGGTAGACCAGGTCGAACGTCTCATTGAGCAGACGCTCGAGCGTCTCGACGTTTCGCTGGCGCAGTTCGGCCCGGAGGTCGCCGTAGGTCGCCTGCAGCGTCTCGGCCTCGTCGTACAACGACTGGAGGTCTGCCACCCGATCCTCGACGCGCTCGAGGTCCGTTCGGAGAGCCTCGAGGTCCTCGAGTTCCTGTTCGACGGCGCCGATCGCGTTCTGGACGCCCTCGCGCTTCTCCTCAAGCTCTTCGAGCTTTGGCTCGACCTGCTCGAGGTAGCTCTCTGCGTTGCGTTTCTTCTCGCGGGCGTCCTCGATTCGGCCCTCGTCGAACTCGTCCTCGAGGGTCCGCTTTCGCTCCCGCTTATCCGAGAGACGAGCCCGACGTTCCTCGTTGAGCTCGGCCTTGTTCGCCCGTTCCGTGCGGGAACGCTCGAGGTCGCCCGCGAGCTCCTCGAGCCGATCAGTGAGAGAATCCACCGATTCGAGGGTCTCGAGTTCGGCCTTGATCTCGGCGCGCTCACCGTTGAGCTCGCCCAGGCGTTTCCGGGTTTCCTCGAGACCGTCCTCGAGGTCGTCCGCCTCGTCGCGTTTCTCGGTCGCCAACTCTCGGAGATCCTCGACGCGCCCGTCGAGTTCTTCGCGGCGCTCACGTCGCTCCGCGATCGTCTCGCGCTTTTCGTCGAGCAACTGGGCGACGTTCTCGCGATTCCCCTCGAGCTCTGCGACCTCGCTCTCGACCTCGACCAGCTCCTCGGCGCGCTCGAGTCGGGATTCGGCGTCCTCGAGGTCGGCTTCGATCTCGTCCCGCTCGGCCTCGAGGTCGGCCAGTTCTTCCCGCCGTTCGTCGAGCACGTCGACGTGGGGCGAGTCCTCGACGGGCTGGCCACACTCGGGACACTTCCCCTCCTCGAGCAGAGCCTCGCCCTCCTCGATCGACGCCTCGACGGCTTCGATTCGCGCCGTCACGGTGGCGAGGTCTGATTTGTACTCGTCTCGCTGGGTCGCCAGTTCGTCGCGGTGGTCGTCCGCGTCGCCGAATGCGATCGGCGCGTCGTCGAAGCGATTTCGCTGCGCCTCGATCTCGTCCTTGAGTTCCGAGAGCGTCGCCTCGCGTTGCTCGATCGTCTCGGCCTCCGCCTCGAGCGTCTCGGCGAGGTCGTCCATCGTCGCCTGCTTCTCGTCGGCCTCCGCCTCGAGTTCGTCCGCACGCGTTCGGAGGCGGTCGACCTCGCCGGTCGTCTCGGTGATCTCGACGCGAATCTCCTCGAGCTGGTCACGAAGCTCGTCGTCTCGGGACTCGAGAGTGTCGATGCGGGAATCGACGGTCGGGGCGTCCTCGTCCTCGTCTGTGGCGGGTACGTCCTCAGGGTCGTCGACGTCCGCGCCGGCTCCCGACGAGAGCGAGATCGGTTCCTCGAGGTCCTCGAGCAGCGACGCTCGTTCCTCCAGTACACTCTCGCGCTCGGACTCGAGGTCCTGAATCGTCTCGAGGAGGGATTCGCGCTCGGACTCGGTCGCCGAAATCGTCTCCCGAAGCTCCTCGACGTCGTGCTCGAGCGCCGTGATCTCCTCGCGGGTCTCCTCGTGGCGCTCGAGGACCTCCGTCGCCTCGTCGAGGGTCTCCCGGGCAGCCTCGCGCTGGGACTCGAAGTTGTCGATTTCCGCGACCACGTCGTCCCGCCGGGTCTCGAGGGCGTTGAGTCGCTCTGGGAGATCCTTCTCCTCTTTCGTCTCGATCTGCTCGCGCAATTTCTCGAGGGCGCCCTCCTGGCGGTCGAGGACGTCCTTGACACCCAGGCGGGCCTCGCTCGCTCGTTCGCGGTACTCCTCGAGCGCGCCGAGCTGGAGGAGGTCGTCGATCATGTCCTGGCGCTCGCGCGGGGAGGCGTGGATGAGCTTGTTCACCTCGCCCTGGCGAACGTACGCGCAGTTGACGAACGCGTCGGCGTCCATCCGCAGGAGCTTCGTCACCTCACGGCGGACGTCCCGGGCGCCCTCGACCGTGTCGTCGGGCGTCTCGAGGACGCATTTCGTTGTGGTCGCCCGGTCGCCGCGGAGTTTGAGTTCCCGGCGGATGCGGTAGCTCGTCCCGTCGTGGGTGAACGCGAGGTCGACCTCGCTCTCGTCCTCGCCGATGGTGATCACGTCGTCGAGCGTCCGGTCGTCGAGGGCTTTCGAGCCGTAGAGCGCGAAGAAGACGGCCTCGAGCAGGGTCGACTTGCCGCTGCCGTTGACGCCGTGGACGACGGTGACGCCGTGCTCGAGCCCGAGGTCGGCCTCGGCGTAGCACTTGAAGTTCCGCAGGGAGAGCGAATCGACTCTCACGCGAAATCACCCAGGGAGGTGGTGTCGGCCTGATCGTCCGGCTCGGTTGCGCTCCCCTCGTCGGTACCCTCGGCTTCGGTTTCGCCGCCCTCATCGACGGCCTCGGTCGCGGTTTCCGCGGCCTCCGCGACATCCACCGTTTCGTCCGATTCGTCGGTCTCGAGCGCCGCTGTTGCGTCGCCGCCTTCGGGAACCTCCACCGCGCCGTCCTCCTCGAGTGCCTCCGCCGTCGCATCGTCCCCACCCGAGAGCGCGTCGGCGACGGTCTGGACGTCCTCCGGGTCCCGTTCCGGGGCTGGGGCAAACGCCGAGTCGTCTGACTCGAGGAGGTCCTCGACCCGCCGCCTCGTCGATTCGCGAACGTTCGCGTCGACCACGTCGTCGTCTCGGACCGTCTGGTCGATTTCGAGGGCCGCGTCGCTGAGCCCGAGTTCGCGCACGCGTTCGCGGACGGCCGCATCGGGGTCCGCGAAACTCACCGAAATCTCGGCGTCCTCGTCTGCGAGTTCCCGGCGGTCGTTCACCCGCGCGACGAGCGCGCCGCGCTCGAGGGCGAGTTCCTCGACGGCTGCGGGAGCGACCGGTCGGCCCTCCCCCTCGACGGTGACGATCACGACCGCGTCCTCGAGGTCGTACTCCCGCACCCGTTCCTGGACCCGGTCGACGCCCTCCCCCTCCGCGAGGTCGACGTCGACGAAGACGAACTCGCGGGTGCCGGGGATCGAGCGTCGGCTGATCGCCACGTCGGCGTCGGAGTCGAACGTAACGAGGTTGTACCCCCGATCCTCGCGCTCGCTCGCGCTCGCGCGCTCAGTGGATCCACAGTAGGTGACCCAGGTGTCGGCCACTTCCGCGGTGTCGGCCGCGTGGTTGTCCCCGAGGAACATCGCGTCGAAGTCGACCGACGCCGCCTCGAGGACGGTTTCGGTGTCCCAGTCGGCGTGGGCGAACGGTTCGAACAGGCCGTGGCTCACGAGGGCGGCGTGGTCGGCGTCGCCGGGAATCGGGTCGAAGTCGTAGGCGAGGTCTTCGCGCCGTGAGCGGGGGACGAAGTCGAGGCCGTAGAAGGCTACGTCGT
It contains:
- a CDS encoding DUF7331 family protein, producing the protein MNDDTTDGGEPRGEPAGTATIESYETDDGTVFYDAENPLAWMETTRTFSLEEVA
- the rad50 gene encoding DNA double-strand break repair ATPase Rad50; this encodes MRVDSLSLRNFKCYAEADLGLEHGVTVVHGVNGSGKSTLLEAVFFALYGSKALDDRTLDDVITIGEDESEVDLAFTHDGTSYRIRRELKLRGDRATTTKCVLETPDDTVEGARDVRREVTKLLRMDADAFVNCAYVRQGEVNKLIHASPRERQDMIDDLLQLGALEEYRERASEARLGVKDVLDRQEGALEKLREQIETKEEKDLPERLNALETRRDDVVAEIDNFESQREAARETLDEATEVLERHEETREEITALEHDVEELRETISATESERESLLETIQDLESERESVLEERASLLEDLEEPISLSSGAGADVDDPEDVPATDEDEDAPTVDSRIDTLESRDDELRDQLEEIRVEITETTGEVDRLRTRADELEAEADEKQATMDDLAETLEAEAETIEQREATLSELKDEIEAQRNRFDDAPIAFGDADDHRDELATQRDEYKSDLATVTARIEAVEASIEEGEALLEEGKCPECGQPVEDSPHVDVLDERREELADLEAERDEIEADLEDAESRLERAEELVEVESEVAELEGNRENVAQLLDEKRETIAERRERREELDGRVEDLRELATEKRDEADDLEDGLEETRKRLGELNGERAEIKAELETLESVDSLTDRLEELAGDLERSRTERANKAELNEERRARLSDKRERKRTLEDEFDEGRIEDAREKKRNAESYLEQVEPKLEELEEKREGVQNAIGAVEQELEDLEALRTDLERVEDRVADLQSLYDEAETLQATYGDLRAELRQRNVETLERLLNETFDLVYQNDSYAAIDLDGDYRLTVYQKDGEALEPEQLSGGERALFNLSLRCAIYRLLAEGVEGSAPMPPLILDEPTVFLDSGHVTQLVSLIESMRDLGVEQIVVVSHDEELVGAADDLVRVEKDATSNRSRLERGEPPEAALLASD
- a CDS encoding DUF7322 domain-containing protein, translated to MDLEPSDHEPEEFDPESDLYDPDSDSLTIPRVETDASDADPKLVTMFWALVLVVKASILATALGILLLAFDVMPQFGLAALAAGLVLAGFAVYRYRTFDPSAVSSDDDVEDYGDGDGDDDSSEDPVSDTDVEGTTEDPTVEHSTGSVAEDQP
- a CDS encoding DUF7346 family protein — translated: MKPVRGDDGTRYLLVKRSSDSSLVRDPTTGEERYVANDRLEALPEESALELAAQAVDDDVRPLLLSIHDERTLGLVLEIAGRGPLGVREILEYSDFCESDLHGRLTVLTAGGVLEETEVGGERGYAISESASRGLELLTGGTGS
- the mre11 gene encoding DNA double-strand break repair protein Mre11, whose protein sequence is MTRVIHTGDTHIGYQQYNAPERRRDFLEAFDSVATDAIEDEVDAVIHAGDLFHDRRPGLVDLQGTVEVLRRLADAEVPFLAVVGNHEGKRDAQWLDLFADLGLATRLGPDPVVIDDVAFYGLDFVPRSRREDLAYDFDPIPGDADHAALVSHGLFEPFAHADWDTETVLEAASVDFDAMFLGDNHAADTAEVADTWVTYCGSTERASASEREDRGYNLVTFDSDADVAISRRSIPGTREFVFVDVDLAEGEGVDRVQERVREYDLEDAVVIVTVEGEGRPVAPAAVEELALERGALVARVNDRRELADEDAEISVSFADPDAAVRERVRELGLSDAALEIDQTVRDDDVVDANVRESTRRRVEDLLESDDSAFAPAPERDPEDVQTVADALSGGDDATAEALEEDGAVEVPEGGDATAALETDESDETVDVAEAAETATEAVDEGGETEAEGTDEGSATEPDDQADTTSLGDFA